The genomic DNA ACGGGGCGAGGGGCTCCGGGCGAACGGGGACAACGGGGCTACGCGGGGCGGGGGTGTTACCGAGAGCGGTCGGGAGGGTGCGGGCTGGGGAGCACCGGGGAGGAGAACCGGGAGGCAGCAAGGGAGACCGGGAAGGGGTTATGAGGGGCGACAGTGGGAACTGGAGAGCCGGGAGAAGACACGTGGGGCCGGGAGAGGGACATGGCGGTGCCGGGATGGGATATGGGTGGTCGGGAGGGGACATGGCGGGGACAGGAGGCGGCACAGGGGTGCTGACATAGGGGCATGGGGGGGAGGGAAAGTGGGGCTGGAGGGCAATGGGAAGGTTGGTTCGGGGTTTGGGGGGCTGCAGAAGAACGCGAAGGGACCGGGCTGTGCTGTTGCGTTGTCGGGATGGGGCATGGGGGAGCCGGCATTAGGCAACTGGGGTGCCCAGAGTGGGAATGCCGAGGCTGGAGGAGGGCATGCGGACAGGGGCAGGAGCGGGGTTGGCCGCTCTGGGGGGTTATGGGGGGCATGGGCAAGCTCACGGCGTCATCGGGAGTGACAGCCCTATACCCCTGCAGCAGTGACCGCAGCAACATGGAGGCCCTGGGAGCCGCTGAAACCCCCACCTCGGACACCCCCACTTCGGAAACCCCCACCTCCGACACCCCTACCCCTGGCAGCCCTACCTCAGACACCCCCACTTCTGAAACCCCCACTGCGAGCACCCCCACCCCCGGCACCCCCACCCCCGGCACCCCCACCTCGGGCACCCCGACCCCCGGCACCCCCACCCCCGGCACCCCCACCCCGGACACCCCCTCTGACCCCGCCGCTGGGCCGGGGGCGGGCAGTGGGGAGGCGACGACTCCCCAGGGTGGGGAGGAAGCTCGGGAAGCGGGGGGCCAtggcggggacacggggggcgatggcggggacacggggggcgATGCGGGAGACACGAAGGGTGAAGGGGAGGATACGGGGGGCTCAGGAGGGTGCACGGGGGAAGAGGCTGCCGAGGATGCCGGGGCAGAAGCACCCAGAGGTGCCGGGGGAGATGCCGAGGAGGCCGGGCATGGTGGTGGCGATGCCGAGGCAGGGACAGCCGGGGGCACCGGAGGGGGCACCGAGGAGGGTACCGGGGGAGAAGCCACGCCGGCAGCAGCGGGCAACACCCGGCGCCGACAGGTGAGGAGGGGTTGGAAGTGGTGACACAGCCAGCGCAGGAGGCAATGAGGAGGGCAGCTGCGGTACGGATGGGGCCAGGGGTGTCTTTACTGGGGCAGTGTGAGAGTGCCAGGGCCAGGATGACAGTGCCAGGGACATTGTGTGAGTGACACTGCCcgtgctggcagtgccaccctgcCTGTTGCTTACAGGAACCCACTTGGCTTCAGGATGAGGACGACGAGCTGTGGCCTGAGTTTCCACCTAGCTCGTCCCCAGAGGGAGCCACCAGCCCCACGTCCCCCACATCCCCCACATCTCCCACGTCCCCTATGTCCCCCATATCCCCCACATCTCCTAcatcccctgtgtcccccacgTCCCCTCTGTCCCCGGCATCTCCCACAGGTAAGAGCCATTTGGACTACAGCACCCGAGTGTCCTGGGGTCACTGCTGCCCCACAGTGTCCATCCTCCCCACGGGAAAGGACCTTGAGCCCCAGGGGTGCCCAGAAGGGGTGTGGGTGCCCTCTTCTACCCCTCTGaccccctcctctctccttgcAGCTGCCACCACTGAGGACGCAGGGGGCAGCAAGAGGTGTGTCCTCGCAGCTGGCACCGCAGTacccagcactgggatggcaccccacagccccctgctCATGGCTGTCCCACCCGCGTGTGcttgcagggctgctccagccggGGGGGCACGGGACAAGGGAGTCCCCGGTTCGGCGGGACAGCGGCTGAGGCTGGAGGGGGCCGGGGGACGGCCACGAGTGGGGGCCCGGGCACAGGGGCGCTCTGCCATCCTGGAGAAATTTGGAGGGTGAGGGGGGCCTGGCCCCATGGGGGGAACTGGGgtggggggcaggaggggcatTGAGGGAACGGGGCACACGGGGGATTGGGGGGCTATAGGACAGCCAGGGATAGTGGGATGGGTGGGTCATGGAGCAGTGGGGGTGGAAGGTCATGAGGCATTGGGAAGTACAGGGGAAATTGTGGAGCATGGTAGGGGCATGGGACAGTGGGGGTATTGGGGGCCACAGGGCAATGGAGGCATAGGGGAACTGGGTGTCTGTGGGGCAACAGTGGTACTGGGGGGACATGGGGCAATGAGGGAGGGTATGTGACAGAGGGGATATTGGGGGTATGGGGCAATGAGGGGTACAGGGAGGAATTGGGGGTCCACAGGACAGTGTGAGGGGGTGGGTCAGGTGGGGCTGTGAGATCGTGGGGCATTGGGTGCCCAGAGCCGCGGGGCAGTGGGGtcacagaggggctgggggtccctATGAGGGACGGTGGGGTGTGGGGATCCCACAGCCCAGGTCCCCCCAGGGCTGCCAAGGGCCCAGCCCCACACCTGCGGCGTTCAGGGGGTGCCGCCACGGTCAAGACGATGCTGCTGGAGTGGTGCCGCGCCCGCACCCGTGGGTACGAGGTGAGTGCAGGTTTGGGGGGTGGCGGGAGGCTCCGgtgggggctctgggggtggCCTGACCCTGGTGTCTGCGCAGCACGTGGACGTGCAAAACTTCTCGGGGAGCTGGGGCAGCGGTCTGGCCTTCTGCGCCCTCCTGCACAGCTTCTTCCCCGATGCCTTTGACTTTTCCGCCCTGGAGCCCAACGCCCGCCGGGAGAACTTCGCCCTGGCCTTCGCCACTGCCGAGTGCGTGAGAGCAGCCCCGGCTCCTCGGTGCCCCCGGCCACCCCAGGCCCCGGTGACCGCTGTGTCCCTTCCCGTAGGGAGCGGGCGGGCTGTGCCCCGCTGCTGGAGGTGGAGGACATGGTGCGGCTGCCGGTGCCTGATGCCAAGTGCGTGTACACGTATGTGCAGGAGCTGTACCGCTGCCTGGTGGCCAAGGGGCTCGTCAAGACCAAGAAGCGCTGAGAGcgccccccacagccccccacctgtgccatccccttctttgtcccctgctctgccccccAGCAGTAAAGGCCATGGTGCCAGGCGGCGGTGACTTCGTCTCTGGAGGGAGGAATGCTGGCACCACGTGAGTGTCTGGGCATTGTCACCAGGTTGGGTTCACAACCCTGGCTGGCTCTGCCACCAGGAGGGTGACATCCCTGAGGGTTGGCAGGCGTGGGGCAGCAACTCTTGGagctccccaccctcccagagGAGGAGGCTCCCACCACCCGCAGCCAGAGCAGGTGATGGAGAGAATTTATTGCCTTATGTGTGGGGGTCGGGGCGCGGCTCGGCGTGGAGCCGGGTGTGTTCCTGTGCCCGGCGCCGGAACTCCTCGGGGCgctcctgcagctcccgggCCACGTCCGGCCGCAGCATCCGCTGGGGGTCTGGgctgtccagctgcagcagcaggtcctgGAGCACTGCGGGAGCAGGGGGGTCAGAGGGGCACCCGCAGCACCGTGCCCCTGTCCCCGCGGTGCCCACCTTGCACGGCGCGGGTGGTGGGCTCCCAGTGCTCGCGGGTGGTGAGGGGCTGGCAGACGCGGCCCTCGAAGTCCACGCTGGGGTGGTAGATGGGGGTGCGGAGGGTGACGCAGGGGGGCTCCAGCGGATGGTGGGGGGAGAAGGTGAGCTCGAAGCGGAAGGCGCCCGTGTTGTATGGGAGGTTGTTCTGCCGGAATATGGCCAGCACCTCAGCCCCCTCTGCCACAGCGTCCATGGCGGAGgggcccctgcccagccctgatACCCAGTGCCCCCCGTAGAGGCTTCCCCGACCCAGCCCGAGGCCCTCAGGAGGGGAACCTTCATCCAGTGTGCCCAGCCCAAGGCCCGCAGTGTCCTCAGAGGGCCCCTCCCCAATTCTGTCCTGAGAGGGACCCTCACTCAGTAagacagccccagccccaaggGTCACCCCCAGTCCCTCCCATGTCCCCAGGGGCGCATCCTTCCTACAAGCCCGCATGTCCCCCCCATGCACAGGAGATCCCGACAGCCCGCCGCTCCCCAGGACTCCCCGCATCCCCCCGTGCCCCCACGTCCCCCCCTGGCCTCTCTCCACGCACGGGCAGCAGGAGCCCCCCCCAGCGCCGCACGTTCCCGTTCAGCGGCCGCACGTCGCGGGCCCCCTCCCAGCGCCGcgcctcctccagctcctgcgGGGAAGGGGTGGGGCAGTGTGGGGGGGCCGGTCGGGACCCGCCCCTTAGGGCGGAGGTGTGTCCCGAGCGACCCCTCCATAGGGTAATCCTCCAGCTGGGGCACTCTCTGGGCAGGATCACCTGCGGGCCGCGCCTTAATGGGCAGGGTTTAATTACGGGGCACACCTTTATGGACGGGGCCGACATCCTCGGCACACCCCTgggcggggccgccccgccggggAAACGAAACCGAAACGTGCAGGGGAATTTGTTATCCCTGCACCGGAGACCCTCCACCCCGGTACTGCTTCCCTCGCACCCCGGCACCGGGACTCCCTCACCGCGCACTGAcatcccccagcactgcctctccCCAGGACCGGAACCCCCTCACCGAGTACTGACATCCCCCAGCACCGCTTCTCCCGCACCCCAGTACCGGTATCCCCGCACTGGCACTAACACTCCCCAGAACCCCCTTTGGCACCCCGGTACCGGGAGCCCCGCACCGCGAGCTCGGTTTCCCCCGTCCCCCGCTCCGGTGCGAGCACCAGGATCCCCGCGCCGGTACCGCGGAGTCCTGGTCCTGTCCCGGTGCCCACCTTGGCGATCCGCCCGGCCATGGTGATCCGTGCCCGGTGCCACGGGGATGGGCTCCGTGGGGTCACGCCTCTGGGCGGGCAGGACGAGGTCTCCGGCCGCGCCCCCGGCAGGGGTGGGTGGGGACAGATGGGCCTGGGGCCGCCGGCGACCCCCGTCAGCGGTGGGTGACAGAAAGCCGGCACTCCGCGCAGAGGGTGCCTGACAGGAGCAAAACAGGACGAGGGGTCTTTTCCAGGCTGCCTCCGCACCGCCCTGCCCGTCCCCCACGGCTGCCCCCGCACCACTGGCCGTGTCCCGGCTGATTTACGGGAACCTCCTTAATTTTTAACCAGGCACGGTCGGACCCGGCCAGATCCCCCGGCGCCCGCTGGACACGCAGGGACCGATCCATCGGGCATCCAGGTGGGCCCGCGGTGCTGCCTCCTCCCACCCCTCACAGCCGGTCCCCTGGGGGGAACGGAGCGAGGGCACCCCGGGGTGGGGCGGCACGGGTGGGGATACGTGGGGTGCAGGGTGCCGGGGTGAGGGTGCTGGGTGTCTGTCCTGCCCTTGACCTGTGCCCTCCCAGCAGCATGCCCACCAAGACACTCTGGCTGCCTCTGGCGTGGCTAGTGGCCACAGCCACGGTCACTGTCACCCCGGTAAGTGTGGCCCGGGGACACGGGCTCCCTGTGCCGGCACCCCTTTATACCCTCTCACCTGAGTCTCCCAGCCGGGTGCCCCATGCCCCTCTCATGCAagtccctgtgcccaggtgcTTAGTCTGGAAGCCTCTCCCAGCTGGATGACACTGCTCAGAGAGCCCACAACGCCACCTGTGCCGCCTGTTCGTACCCCCGCTCCCTCGCAGGACGTGGAGGGTCCTGTTCTGCCCGTGCCCACCCCCAGCGCCCTCCCCGAGGGGCTGCCTGGCTGGGGTGTCACaggtgcccccagccccacagccccacagggagCACCGGAGGAGCTGGACACTGCAGCTGGACACAACGGGAGCACAGTAGCGCCCACCGCTGGCACCAGCGCCCCGCCGTGCCCTGGGGACGAGGAGCCGACCGACACCTGCGGGAAGCCCACGGAGGAGCAGCGAGCTGCCGTGGCCGAGGCTCTGGTCACATTTGCCCTCCGCTTCTACCAGCGcatggcagaggctgcccagccCGACGCCAACCTGCTCTTCTCCCCCATCAACATCGCCGTGGGGCTCTCGCACCTTCTGCTGGGTGAGGGGCTGCCCGTGGGCACCGACACCGCCGTGTCACCGCTGTCCCAGCCGGGGCACCTCGCTGAGCttcccctgtgcctgcaggagccCGCGGAGAGACCCAGGAGCGACTGGCCGCCCTCCTGGCGTACCCGCCGGGGCTGGACTGCGTGCACGGcgccctgcagcagctggccAGCGCTCCAGGCCTCTTCTCGGCCGCCCAGATCTTCCACCACCCAGGTGAGGCGGGCGCCGGTGGGGCGCGGCTGCCGGCTGAGCGCCCGGCCTGACACCGGGACCGCGCCGCCCCGCAGATCTGCACCTCCGGCCGCGCTTCCTCAACGACTCCCTGCGCTTCTACGGCGCCCGTCCGTATGCCCTGAGCGGCAACGAGAGCCTGGACCTGCAGGACATCAACGCCTGGGTGCGGGAGGCCAGCAAGGGGCTGCTGCCCTCGCTGCTCTCCGCGCTGCCCCCCgagcccagcctgctgctgctcagcgCCGTCCACCTGCGCGGtacggccccgccgccgggcaTCCGCCGGGCATCTACCGGACATCCACCGGGCGTGGGGTGTGGGGCTGAGGCCGCCCCGTGCGGGcccccgctgccccccgccCCCAGCCGCGGTgccgtgtccccacagccgCCTGGCGCACGCCGCTGGACCGTAAGAAGACGGTGCTGCTGCCGTTCCTGCGGCCCGGGCACCCCCCGCGCATGGTGCCCACCATGACCAGCGCCAAGTACCCGGTGGCCTCCTTCAGTGACTCCCGCCTGCAGGTCCAGGTAGCCCTTGGCCGTGACCGGCCGCCAGGTGCTGGGGGTCTGGGGGGTCACTGCTGGGGGGATAAGGGTGTGATGTCACCCCGGTGGCACTAAGGAGGAATGCCAGGCTGTGACATAACTCCTGCGGCACTCCGGGAGGATGCCAGGCTGATCTCACTCCCCTGGCACTGAAAGGGGAACAGGCTGTGACCTCGCTCCCCTGGGACCTTGAGGGATGCCAGGCTGGCACCTCCCTGGTGGCGCTGTGGGGGTGCCAGTCCATGGGGTCCCCGCAGTGGCCCTTAGGTGGGGGTCTGCCCCACAGGTGGGGCGGCTGGAGCTGAATGGGGGGCTGAGCCTCGTGGTGTTGATGCCACGGGGGCCCCTGGAGCCTCTAGAGACCCTGGAGCGGGCGCTGGACCCCACCACCTTCCTGGCGCTGCTGCGGCGGGCGGCCCGCACCCCGCCCCGGGCCACCGCGCTGTCCCTGCCCCGCCTGCGCCTCGACCTCGCCCTGGACGTGGTGGCTGTGGTCCACGACATGGGTAAGGACACCTCTGATGGcaccacaggggctgggtgggctgtggggtcaCATCACTCCCTGTGCCGTGGTGTTACTCCCCGCAGGATGTCACGGGCCCCTCCCCTGCGGGTCACTTTCCCCAGGGTCCCCGAAGACCACGATGTCCTTGGGATCCCTTTACCAAGGGTATCCCCTAGGTATCCCCTGGGGTCCTCAGGTCCTCCTGAGTCCTCCCCACACTCAcgtgtccctggtgtcccctctgtccccagtgccccgGATGTGCCCTGCTCCCCCCAGCACCCCTAATGTCCCCTTACATCCCAGTGTTCCCAAATTATCCCTGCTGCCTCTCATGTCCCCAGCGGCCCAAAAGTCCTCCGTCTCCCCAGTGTTCCCCGTATCTCTGAGTGTCCCCTGGCgccccccagtgtccccgtaGTGTCCCGGTTGTCTCCTCTATCCCCACTGTGTGTCCCTGCGTCTCCACGTCCCTGTCCCTCTGGTTTTCTCTGGATCCCTTGTGTCCCTGGGTCCCCTCGGTGTTTCCTCcgtccctggtgtcccctgagCCCCCGCTGCCCCGGTGTCCCCGTGTGCTGCGGGAGTGGCGCTGATGCCGGGTGCCGCAGATTTCGGGCTGTTCCTGGACGCGGAGCTGTGCGGGCTggcgcggggcccggccgcGGTGGACACGGCGCAGCACCGGGCGGTGCTGGCACTGGACGAGGCCGGCGtggaggcggcggcggccatGGCCACCTCGGTGGCGCGCTCGGCCCTGGTGCTGGAGGCCCTGCGCCCCTTCCTCTTCGTCCTCTGGCACGACACCGGCGACTTCCCCGTCTTCATGGGCCGTCTCAGCGATCCCCAGCCCTGActctgtccctcctgtccctgtcatccctcctcccatccctccatccttccctcccgccttctcctctctctcctccctccatccctgcctccttctctctctgctccactcctttctctctcctttacccctttcctctctctctcctcccatccctccttcccttgtccctcctccctccctccagcccttcctccctcagtccttctcctctctgcatCCCTTGtccctccttcttcctctcctctcctccctcccatcttcctcctttcccttccatcTCCTCATCCTTCACACGCCCCAACTCCCCAGGGCACCAGGAGGTCCCTGCTCCtcccgtgcctcagtttcccaaCCAGCTCGGGGTCCCAATAAACGCATCAACCACCTCCCGTCTCCTGCGGGTGAGGAGGGGAAGAGACAGGCTGGGGCCACCAGGGACCCgcactctgtgccaggctgtgtgcCAGGCTCAGCCGGGGGTGGTGGCAGCGCTGGAGGCAAGTGACAACCAGCaccttcctaaaaaaaaaaagcctttattgCCCTAGAAAAGCCCCCCAACCTCCGCGGCTGGTGCCACCCAGGGGGCACCGGGGGGCACAGGGAAGGTGCCAAGGAGGGGGTCACCCAGCGCGCCCCCTACGTGCCCCCCAGTCCCAGCTGCGCGCCCGCGTCAGTCCCAGCCGTTCTCCTTCACCATGTGCGACATCTCGATGATGAACTTCCCCTCCTTGTACTTCTGGCTGCTCTCGAATGCCTGTTCCTGGGGGGGGACACAGTGTCAGCCCCCCCATGCCCCGAGGGGCGCTGCCTTCCCCAGAGTTTGGGGGTGTCCACAGCAAAGGTTTGGGGTGCCCAGGCAAGGCTTGGAGTGCCGGGGGGATGCCCGTGGAAGGGGCTGGAATGCCCAGACAGGGGTTGGGGCTCCCGGGCAGTGCCTGTAGCAGGTGGGGGGCACTCACGTATTTCCAGCCCAGGGTGGTCTTGCAGCTCTGGCAGAAGATGTCGGCCACCGAGTGCAGCCCCGTCAGCAGCAGCCGCTGCTCAGCCGGGCCGCACCCCACGTTCACCCTGCACCGAGAGTGGGGTGTCCCACAGGCTCGGCACACCCAGCCCGGGGACCCCCGGGGCTCCCCCTCCCGACTGCCATTCCCGGTGTCCCCAGTACTCACACGGAGTTGAACAGGTAGGCACGGCCATGGCTGCCCTGGAAGGACTGTGGGGACACGGCGAGTGTCACTGGTGGGTTCCCCACGCCCCCCGGCACCCCTCCCTCCATGCCCTACTCCCATCCCGCTGCATTGCCACCGTGCAGCAcaccagcctggggacaccgcAGGGGGACACCTGCCAACTCGGGGACACTGAGGGGGAGACGGTCACCTCCACGGGAACACCGTACGGGTCACCTGCCACCCCCAGGACTTCACGTCGTGGGGGAGGATGCTTCCTGCCTTCAGGCGATGCTGGCCATCGTGGGAATGTCCTCATCTCGGGACACCACAGGGGGACACTTGGCGCGCCAGGGCCACCATGGGGAGAAACTCAACACTCTGGGGACGCGGCGGAGGAACACCCGTTGTCCCAGCCCGCCCTTGGGACAGGGCAAAAGGGACCCCCACTGTCCCTGCGCACGAGGGTCAGCCCCCATCCAGCCCGGGAGTGGCGGTGGCACCTTGGAGATGAGCTCCTCGTGGCGGGCCAGGTGCGCCCGGCAGTGGACGCAGCTGTAGGTGCGGTGGGAGCGCGGCAGGTAACTGCGGAAGGTGCGCGGGGGCAGGCGGGCGGCCGGGGGCaggcggcggcgggccgggggcggcaTGGCCGGGGGCAGCGCCCCGGGGGGCACCGCGCAGCCCCCGCACAGCCGCTCGCAGGGGAAGCAGCGCAGCAGCGCGCCCAGAGCCGCCGTCCCGCCCGGCCGGGCTCGGGGGGCTCCGCCGGGGTCCCCCGGCAGAGGGAGGTCGAAAAGGGGGGCGGCCTGCGAGGGGGGAAGGGGGACGGTGAGGGAAGACCCTCTCCTCAGTGTCCCAGGTGTGGGCGCTCCGCGTCCTGAGCCGGCTGAGACCGGACGGTTCATCGCAGGAGTGACGGGcagcggggacaccgggggggGCCGAGAGACTGGGGGAGGCGGGGGGCGTCCCAAGCTAGGTCTGGGGTCTCTTCGCGAAGCGTCTGGGAGTCCCTGGGGAGTGGGGGGTCCCCGAGGAGACGATGGGCGTCCTGAGGGGGAAAACTGCGGGTGCCAAGAGGGGGGGAATAGGGAACCGGAGGAAGGATGACGGGGGTGCCGAGGGGGAGATGATGGGGGTCCTCACGGGGGTTGATGAAGGTTCCAAAGTGCCATGATGGGGTCCCAAGGGGGGGTCCCAAGTGGGTACCGGGAGAGATGACGGGGGTCCCCGGGAGGCCCGAGGGTGCTGTGGGCGGATATTTGCGGTCGCGGTGAAGGAGGACAGGGGTATCGCCGTGGGGGGGCAATGTCAGGAGCGCTGGGGGACACGACGGGGGCTCGGTGGGGCTTTGGGGGTCTCTGGGGGAAACGATGGGGGGGTACCGGGTTCCGTGGGTTCCCGCGGCCCGGGGCCGCTCACCGcccgccgctgtccccgctgccgccgctgccgctgtccccgctgtccccggaGCGGGCGCGGGGGGGCCCTGCGTGCCCGGGAGCCGCATCACGGCACCGTGACTCATCCCGCGGCCGTGACGTCACCACCCGCCACCGCCGCCGTGACGTCACCCCCCTCCGACGTCAGCCCGGCCGCCGGGGATGCGCTGCGTCCGCCGGGGCACTTCTCGGCCTCTCATGTCCCCCCACGTCCCCACGACTACCCTGGCCCCCCGTGTCCtccgtgtccccccgtgtcccttGTGTCCCCCTTGTCCCTCAATGTCCCCGTGTTCTgccttgtccccagtgtccctccGCGTGTCCGTGTCCCCCCGTCCCCTCATGTCCCCCGTGTCACCCCTGTGAGATGTACACCGGGCGGGGGGGGGCGGCGCGGGACTGCGTGTAGATATCGTGCGAACGTCATGCAAACGAGCCCGGGACTCATCCCGAGGGATCGGGGCggggggagagagggagccCCACTGTAACAAAATGCAAACTAGAGGAGGGGCCGCGGGCGCTATGCAAATGAGATGGAAACGAGCCGCAGGAACCGGATAAGACACACCCCCCGTGACGCAGCTCCCACGTGACCAAGGCCACCCCGCTCCGTCTCGCCGCTCTGACGTCACTTCCGTcgcggccgcggcgggcggggggcaCCGGGCCCGGGACCCCCGCGTCACCGTTATGGCGGACGATGGCGGCGAGGAGAAGAAGCAGGTGGCCAAGTTCGAGCTGGAGCGGGAGACGGAGCTGCGGTTCGAGGTGGAGGCGGCGCAGACggtgcagctggagctgctgaccGGCATGGCCGAGGTGTTCGGCACCGAGCTCACCCGCAACAAGAAGTTCACGTTCGACGCGGGCGCCAAAGTGGCCGTGTTCACGTGGCACGGCTGTACCGTGCAGCTCAGCGGCCGCACCGAGGTGGCCTACGTGTCGCGGGACACGCCGATGCTGCTCTACCTGAACACGCACACGGCGCTGGAGCAGATGCGGCGCCAGGCCGAGCGGGAGGACGAACGCGGGCCCCGCGTCATGGTGGTGGGCCCCACCGACGTGGGCAAGACCACCGTGTGCCGCCTGCTGCTCAACTACGCCGTGCGCCTGGGCCGCCGGCCCACCTTCGTGGAGCTGGACGTGGGGCAGGGCTC from Sylvia atricapilla isolate bSylAtr1 chromosome 6, bSylAtr1.pri, whole genome shotgun sequence includes the following:
- the LOC136362258 gene encoding ubiquitin-conjugating enzyme E2 L5-like translates to MAGRIAKELEEARRWEGARDVRPLNGNVRRWGGLLLPNNLPYNTGAFRFELTFSPHHPLEPPCVTLRTPIYHPSVDFEGRVCQPLTTREHWEPTTRAVQVLQDLLLQLDSPDPQRMLRPDVARELQERPEEFRRRAQEHTRLHAEPRPDPHT
- the YPEL4 gene encoding protein yippee-like 4 isoform X2, whose product is MPPPARRRLPPAARLPPRTFRSYLPRSHRTYSCVHCRAHLARHEELISKSFQGSHGRAYLFNSVVNVGCGPAEQRLLLTGLHSVADIFCQSCKTTLGWKYEQAFESSQKYKEGKFIIEMSHMVKENGWD
- the YPEL4 gene encoding protein yippee-like 4 isoform X1; the encoded protein is MNRPVSAGSGRGAPTPGTLRRGSSLTVPLPPSQAAPLFDLPLPGDPGGAPRARPGGTAALGALLRCFPCERLCGGCAVPPGALPPAMPPPARRRLPPAARLPPRTFRSYLPRSHRTYSCVHCRAHLARHEELISKSFQGSHGRAYLFNSVVNVGCGPAEQRLLLTGLHSVADIFCQSCKTTLGWKYEQAFESSQKYKEGKFIIEMSHMVKENGWD
- the SERPING1 gene encoding plasma protease C1 inhibitor produces the protein MPTKTLWLPLAWLVATATVTVTPVLSLEASPSWMTLLREPTTPPVPPVRTPAPSQDVEGPVLPVPTPSALPEGLPGWGVTGAPSPTAPQGAPEELDTAAGHNGSTVAPTAGTSAPPCPGDEEPTDTCGKPTEEQRAAVAEALVTFALRFYQRMAEAAQPDANLLFSPINIAVGLSHLLLGARGETQERLAALLAYPPGLDCVHGALQQLASAPGLFSAAQIFHHPDLHLRPRFLNDSLRFYGARPYALSGNESLDLQDINAWVREASKGLLPSLLSALPPEPSLLLLSAVHLRAAWRTPLDRKKTVLLPFLRPGHPPRMVPTMTSAKYPVASFSDSRLQVQVGRLELNGGLSLVVLMPRGPLEPLETLERALDPTTFLALLRRAARTPPRATALSLPRLRLDLALDVVAVVHDMDFGLFLDAELCGLARGPAAVDTAQHRAVLALDEAGVEAAAAMATSVARSALVLEALRPFLFVLWHDTGDFPVFMGRLSDPQP
- the SMTNL1 gene encoding smoothelin-like protein 1; this translates as MAGTRGAMRETRRAAEDAGAEAPRGAGGDAEEAGHGGGDAEAGTAGGTGGGTEEGTGGEATPAAAGNTRRRQEPTWLQDEDDELWPEFPPSSSPEGATSPTSPTSPTSPTSPMSPISPTSPTSPVSPTSPLSPASPTAATTEDAGGSKRCVLAAGTRLRLEGAGGRPRVGARAQGRSAILEKFGGAAKGPAPHLRRSGGAATVKTMLLEWCRARTRGYEHVDVQNFSGSWGSGLAFCALLHSFFPDAFDFSALEPNARRENFALAFATAEERAGCAPLLEVEDMVRLPVPDAKCVYTYVQELYRCLVAKGLVKTKKR